One genomic segment of Chitinophaga sancti includes these proteins:
- a CDS encoding RHS repeat-associated core domain-containing protein has protein sequence MRQLLQKYTGIFSVLLLLLITAMDSHAQSVTVLRQTLDSNKIAVNDSIVVTDATYFDVTKLPKLDTPYSVKNVVTLKINEYSKLYLPSEFTASVKVRITYTKPDFKTDTLSQTLTINYKSTDAYTSRSSFVFSNAHKVKVEVLSVTITAEKDILPALTLENEMYVRPVYKLACTDAVTSVSNNGAQLVDTSDELTVQWSAVEGADAYDLEWTHIDSTALFRYGTPLDTEAVFRNNATRVTISGTSYNIPLMFDEPGIIFYRVRSVQERSNNVRMETVWSSKYSAGFGKFGYSGHERSLNWQSAISFAEEGKRKVVVNYYDGSLHSRQTVTKDNSTNTAIVAETMYDYQGRPAIQVMPAPTLSNAVKYFRSFNNAANGAEYDKNQYDSLASASDYLTGGAAAMSSLSGANQYYSANNPESNQGVNRYLPNSNGYAFTQTEYTQDNTGRISRQSGVGDVFKLGSNHETRYQYGSPSQEELDLLFGTDVGDKTHYFKNSVKDANGQVAITYVDMHGRTIATALAGSPDSANLSALPGVTPLTYLDTLSRQGSNQIKDLTLETVESKVVSVDATYTFHYNLNTPSVKMPDCNGVIVNYPVRYDLYITITDDANNQRLPGKKAYERVFRNYTAGTDPTANSTVQNIDVTDSLALTSGSYLITKRLVVNSDALAYYRDNIYMAQSLCKTLDDFINDQRALQSTTECLPSCQACFVSIGSWDNFRANYMSIGQIQDTAASRGAAWTAYEAAIDACNALCDSTAQTTNVLKQMLLDVTAPSGQYAVPEKSENIYSIFYSDSDVKLPPYQDTLIVYLDENGKKDTVYDEQTGAWVIPQKLTATQFGSKFKSSWANSLLKYHPEYCKYLTYIKYKSSYDWDDKVSKIDTYADAVAAGYLNPLGDSSTGNFTIVTANVDPIKYTSIKDGLNSRMQNYMKSNPAAVSMYTMAMVRVKCPSDGTCYQTGIHPTTAFGLLTCTADLDMAWRAFRESYKTEKHNLIDAVIDAASCSGTPKISSATLIASGFQPVFYVADKAVSEQGPSYLNQNQGSDSVRVSMDSSYAQNCRAYIADWYSKLIGCIDSATLTNVILPRLVEVCKQGSDISHPFGSSTVAPGSTYTYKSFQAVLDAYYAGKNLPAYTCNAYQITSPAPYDQQPAYYDITLYSKPDDCQCTKLNALKSEYTAKGTSLTFAAYLTATRGIHMTQANLDSLLSSCNGNSTCVSLTSPITIPPALQCYTGDICIGCKVIDTLYNSYISKYPGNAPVRETTDSVQMKKNQLFENYMNVRLGFNKHYWEYMDFRTYQCQISDTTGGGGTVIARVSNVSDPVADTILLCGKSVTIFTTVKDTINNCSDSAFLVYSQGYDLYNNYKDVLKNNFDKIYRDTAIAGGLRELFTLGYGTSEYQYTLYYYDQAGNLTRTIPPAGVVIDRSATWKANLAAARRAGTRFVPAHQMATEYRYNTLNQIASKKTPDDSITNYWYDKLGRAVVSQNVKQSLAKNYSYTNFDALGRPIEVGELTSATAMTSTISRSEQSLASWLNAAAATRTQITKTVYDIAYYASDTVLVQDNLRNRVSWMAMFDDAASLNTTDGLDYSSGTFYSYDIHGNVKSLLQDYKHGNMLINGNRFKTINYQYDLISGKVNFVSYEPGKKDAFYHRYSYDAENRLTNVETSHDSIYWENDAWYEYYKHGPLARAVIGQQQVQGIDYAYTLQGWLKGVNSTALTPTFDIGGDGASGSQVAKDAFGFGIHYFGNREYTPVSASVKPFAAAVGNSPLFNGNISAISQSISTLGTPLEYTYSYDVLNRLTGMVANKGLDSLTNSWTNAFTALSDFKEAVTYDGNGNILTYNRNGNKTFAGSPLGMDSLTYHYRPGTNKLSYVTDLVRGANYGNDIDNQSIGNYKYDSIGNIVSDVRAGVDSIKWNVYGKIAKIYKHDTTSIVYAYDAAGNRISKSVISKTQDTVQTFYIRDATGNILSTYTYRDTSVNSGQLSQIEANLYGSSRLGMTTLATNVQDATPSPTTSIIGLGYGENITFTRGKKFFELTNHLGNVLATVSDRKIGVSLDSSRISNYNPVITFAQEYYPFGMLMPGRGGHIGTGRNVVGNSVVMNGDTIPATLTVTQRTNNTPGTYMATQVISFEGEFASGTGDEFTTLFVDQTSADPGSETGISYGIAAKGYRYGFNGKENDNEVKGEGNEQDFGARIYDPRIGRFLSVDPLSQKYHNTPYSFAANSPVIFVDVDGMAPDYPPFWLALKELTLYGNGSVTSEEFRRVAKDNNVNPNYLPRLGRIFEDAALRSLDLAGKSKKIYPYLITAPDKYFVPDAIDGQIAYVDNSMYDKDVYEFPNSVITDIKYTTTGRISLKPEFNDDQIVGFIDFLSEVGGVTLNGRPTGRKAADYGAAKLVLVTPWDVVISKDIINYAKSKNVAVSQRFTVDTDTNMGLTNPNDITLKVTQSIHLYKPKSLVPSLDPDRKLFGDDDFDGKAVNVNWKKL, from the coding sequence ATGCGACAATTATTGCAAAAATATACCGGCATCTTTAGCGTGCTACTATTATTGCTGATCACAGCAATGGATAGCCATGCCCAGTCAGTCACCGTGCTCCGGCAAACACTGGATAGCAACAAGATCGCTGTGAATGATAGCATTGTGGTGACAGATGCCACATATTTCGACGTAACTAAACTACCAAAACTAGATACGCCTTATAGCGTAAAAAACGTCGTTACCTTAAAGATCAATGAATATTCAAAACTTTACCTTCCTTCGGAGTTTACAGCTTCTGTGAAGGTGAGGATTACATATACCAAACCAGACTTTAAAACCGATACCCTTTCACAGACGCTGACCATTAACTACAAATCTACCGATGCTTATACCAGCAGGTCCAGCTTTGTATTCAGCAATGCGCATAAGGTAAAGGTGGAGGTATTGAGTGTAACTATTACTGCGGAGAAGGACATTCTTCCTGCATTGACACTGGAAAATGAGATGTACGTTCGCCCCGTATATAAACTGGCTTGTACGGATGCGGTCACCAGTGTTTCAAATAATGGCGCCCAGTTGGTGGATACCAGTGATGAGCTGACGGTGCAATGGTCAGCAGTGGAAGGAGCAGATGCTTATGACCTGGAATGGACCCATATTGATTCTACCGCATTGTTCAGATATGGTACACCACTGGATACAGAGGCGGTATTCCGTAACAACGCTACCCGTGTGACCATTTCAGGCACCAGCTATAATATACCACTCATGTTCGACGAGCCGGGTATTATATTTTATAGGGTAAGGTCTGTGCAGGAAAGATCCAATAACGTGAGAATGGAAACTGTATGGAGTTCCAAATACAGTGCTGGATTCGGAAAATTTGGTTATAGCGGACACGAACGCTCTCTCAACTGGCAATCTGCCATCAGCTTTGCAGAAGAAGGAAAACGTAAGGTCGTAGTCAATTATTATGATGGTAGCTTACACAGTCGTCAGACGGTTACCAAAGATAATAGTACGAATACGGCTATCGTAGCAGAGACAATGTATGATTACCAGGGGCGGCCTGCTATCCAGGTAATGCCTGCACCTACATTAAGTAATGCAGTAAAATATTTCAGGAGTTTTAATAACGCTGCAAATGGAGCTGAGTATGACAAGAACCAATATGATTCCCTGGCTAGCGCCAGTGACTATCTGACTGGCGGTGCAGCAGCGATGTCTTCTTTATCAGGTGCTAACCAGTATTATTCTGCAAACAACCCTGAGAGCAACCAGGGCGTGAACCGTTACCTGCCAAACTCGAATGGATATGCATTTACCCAGACAGAATATACACAGGATAATACAGGCAGGATCAGCAGGCAGAGCGGGGTAGGCGATGTATTTAAATTGGGTAGCAATCATGAGACCCGTTACCAATACGGCAGCCCAAGCCAGGAGGAACTGGATTTATTATTTGGTACGGATGTAGGAGATAAAACACACTATTTTAAAAATTCCGTAAAGGATGCAAATGGCCAGGTTGCAATAACGTATGTTGACATGCATGGCCGAACAATTGCAACAGCACTGGCAGGAAGTCCGGATAGTGCAAATCTTTCCGCATTGCCGGGTGTTACACCGCTGACTTACCTGGATACATTGTCACGTCAGGGTAGTAATCAAATCAAAGACCTGACACTTGAAACAGTTGAGAGCAAGGTAGTATCTGTTGATGCTACTTATACGTTCCACTACAATTTGAACACACCTTCTGTAAAGATGCCGGATTGTAATGGTGTCATCGTTAACTATCCTGTACGATACGATCTGTATATTACTATCACGGACGACGCAAATAACCAGCGTTTACCTGGTAAAAAAGCCTATGAAAGGGTATTCCGTAACTATACAGCAGGTACAGATCCCACTGCAAATTCAACAGTACAAAATATCGATGTAACTGATTCATTGGCGTTGACTTCAGGATCTTACCTGATCACGAAACGTCTTGTCGTGAACAGTGATGCACTTGCTTATTACCGGGACAATATTTACATGGCCCAATCCCTGTGTAAAACACTGGATGACTTTATCAATGATCAAAGAGCATTGCAGTCTACAACGGAATGTTTACCATCCTGCCAGGCATGTTTTGTAAGCATTGGTAGCTGGGATAACTTCCGGGCTAATTATATGAGCATTGGCCAGATCCAGGATACTGCCGCCAGCCGGGGTGCTGCATGGACGGCTTATGAAGCAGCCATCGATGCCTGTAATGCGCTGTGCGATAGTACTGCTCAGACTACAAATGTATTGAAGCAGATGTTGCTGGATGTAACAGCACCGTCAGGACAATATGCAGTGCCGGAAAAGAGTGAAAATATCTACTCCATCTTCTATAGTGATTCCGATGTTAAACTGCCTCCATACCAGGATACCCTGATTGTATATCTGGATGAGAATGGTAAAAAGGATACAGTATATGATGAACAGACAGGAGCATGGGTAATTCCGCAAAAACTGACTGCCACACAGTTTGGAAGTAAGTTTAAGTCTTCCTGGGCAAATTCATTATTGAAATATCACCCTGAATATTGTAAATACCTTACTTATATTAAGTATAAGTCAAGTTATGACTGGGATGATAAAGTTTCAAAAATAGATACCTATGCGGATGCAGTAGCAGCGGGATACCTGAACCCATTGGGAGACTCCTCTACCGGTAATTTTACAATCGTTACCGCTAATGTCGATCCGATAAAATATACCAGTATTAAGGATGGTTTGAATAGCCGGATGCAAAACTACATGAAGAGCAATCCCGCTGCTGTAAGCATGTATACTATGGCGATGGTTCGTGTGAAGTGTCCTTCCGATGGAACGTGTTATCAGACCGGTATTCATCCAACAACTGCTTTTGGTTTGCTGACCTGTACTGCAGATCTGGATATGGCATGGCGTGCATTCAGGGAGAGCTATAAGACAGAAAAGCATAACCTGATTGATGCAGTGATTGATGCAGCTTCCTGTTCCGGTACCCCAAAGATATCATCTGCTACACTCATTGCATCAGGATTCCAACCAGTTTTTTATGTAGCAGATAAGGCAGTCAGCGAGCAGGGTCCTTCTTACCTGAATCAAAATCAGGGTTCAGATTCAGTACGTGTGTCTATGGATTCATCTTATGCCCAGAATTGTAGAGCTTACATTGCAGATTGGTATAGTAAATTGATTGGTTGTATTGATTCAGCTACTCTTACTAACGTGATCTTACCAAGGTTAGTAGAAGTATGTAAACAGGGTTCTGATATATCCCATCCATTTGGCTCGAGTACAGTAGCACCAGGTAGCACTTATACATACAAAAGTTTCCAGGCAGTATTGGATGCATATTATGCTGGTAAAAACCTCCCGGCTTATACCTGCAATGCTTACCAGATTACCTCTCCGGCACCTTACGATCAGCAGCCGGCTTATTACGACATCACATTATACAGCAAACCAGACGATTGTCAGTGTACTAAGTTGAATGCGCTGAAGAGCGAATACACAGCAAAAGGAACAAGCCTCACATTTGCTGCTTATCTGACGGCTACGAGAGGTATCCATATGACCCAGGCGAACCTGGATTCCTTGTTGAGCTCATGTAATGGTAATAGCACGTGTGTCAGCCTTACATCTCCTATTACTATTCCACCGGCATTACAGTGCTATACGGGCGATATCTGTATAGGTTGTAAGGTAATTGATACATTGTATAATAGTTATATTTCCAAATATCCGGGTAATGCACCAGTAAGAGAGACAACAGATAGTGTGCAGATGAAGAAGAACCAGTTGTTCGAAAACTATATGAACGTGAGACTGGGCTTTAATAAGCATTATTGGGAGTATATGGACTTCAGGACTTACCAGTGCCAGATCAGTGATACGACAGGCGGCGGAGGTACTGTTATAGCGAGGGTTTCTAATGTCTCTGATCCTGTTGCTGATACTATATTGTTATGTGGAAAGTCAGTGACTATCTTTACTACAGTCAAGGATACAATCAACAATTGTTCTGATAGTGCCTTCCTGGTATATAGTCAGGGGTATGACTTATACAATAATTACAAGGATGTCCTGAAGAATAATTTTGATAAGATTTATCGTGATACGGCGATTGCTGGTGGGCTGCGTGAGTTGTTTACATTAGGGTATGGCACCAGTGAGTATCAGTATACTTTGTATTATTATGACCAGGCGGGGAACCTGACGAGGACAATTCCGCCAGCGGGAGTGGTGATAGATCGAAGTGCAACGTGGAAGGCGAATCTGGCAGCGGCAAGAAGGGCGGGTACACGGTTCGTGCCGGCGCATCAGATGGCGACGGAGTATAGGTATAATACGCTGAATCAGATAGCCTCAAAGAAAACACCTGATGATAGTATTACTAATTACTGGTATGATAAATTAGGTAGGGCGGTTGTTTCTCAGAATGTGAAACAATCATTAGCTAAAAACTATAGTTATACAAACTTTGATGCACTGGGTAGGCCGATTGAGGTAGGAGAGCTAACAAGTGCTACAGCCATGACTAGTACAATTAGCCGAAGTGAGCAAAGTTTAGCAAGCTGGTTGAATGCGGCGGCAGCTACCCGTACGCAGATTACAAAAACGGTTTATGATATTGCTTATTATGCATCTGATACCGTGCTGGTGCAGGATAATCTTAGAAACAGGGTTTCGTGGATGGCAATGTTTGATGATGCTGCATCTCTGAATACTACAGATGGATTAGATTATTCGAGTGGTACATTCTATAGTTATGATATCCATGGTAATGTTAAGTCCCTGTTACAGGACTACAAGCATGGAAATATGCTTATAAATGGTAACCGCTTCAAGACTATTAATTATCAATATGATTTAATTAGTGGTAAGGTTAATTTTGTATCGTATGAGCCAGGGAAGAAGGATGCCTTTTATCATCGTTATAGCTATGATGCGGAAAACCGCCTGACCAACGTTGAAACCAGTCATGATAGTATCTATTGGGAGAATGATGCCTGGTATGAATACTATAAGCATGGTCCGCTGGCTCGTGCAGTGATAGGTCAGCAACAGGTACAGGGTATTGATTATGCATATACCTTACAAGGGTGGCTGAAAGGGGTAAACAGTACCGCGCTTACACCAACATTTGATATAGGAGGTGACGGTGCCAGTGGTAGCCAGGTAGCGAAAGATGCATTTGGATTCGGTATCCACTATTTTGGTAATAGAGAATATACACCTGTCAGTGCCTCTGTTAAGCCATTTGCTGCGGCAGTTGGCAATAGCCCGTTATTCAATGGTAATATCTCTGCTATCAGCCAAAGCATTTCAACGCTTGGCACCCCGCTGGAATATACTTATTCCTACGATGTCCTCAACCGCCTTACAGGTATGGTCGCCAATAAGGGGTTGGATAGTTTAACCAACTCCTGGACCAATGCCTTCACAGCGCTTTCAGATTTCAAAGAAGCGGTTACCTATGATGGAAATGGTAACATCCTGACTTATAATCGTAATGGTAATAAAACCTTTGCAGGCTCACCTTTGGGAATGGATAGCCTGACTTATCATTACCGTCCTGGTACCAATAAGCTTTCCTATGTGACAGACCTGGTCAGAGGCGCTAATTATGGAAATGATATTGATAATCAGTCAATTGGTAATTACAAGTACGACAGTATTGGTAATATAGTTTCTGATGTCCGTGCCGGTGTGGATAGTATCAAGTGGAATGTATATGGTAAAATAGCCAAAATATATAAGCATGACACCACTTCTATTGTCTATGCCTATGATGCAGCTGGAAACCGGATCAGTAAGTCAGTAATCAGCAAAACGCAAGATACTGTCCAGACATTCTATATACGTGACGCTACGGGAAATATACTGAGTACCTATACTTATCGGGATACATCCGTTAATAGTGGCCAGTTAAGTCAGATAGAAGCCAATTTGTATGGTTCCAGCCGTTTAGGGATGACAACCTTGGCAACTAATGTACAGGATGCAACACCATCACCGACAACTAGTATCATAGGGTTAGGTTATGGAGAAAATATTACATTTACAAGAGGAAAGAAGTTCTTTGAGTTAACGAATCATTTGGGTAACGTTCTCGCTACTGTTTCGGACAGGAAAATTGGGGTGTCCCTTGATAGTTCCAGAATAAGTAATTATAACCCGGTTATTACTTTTGCCCAGGAATACTATCCATTCGGTATGTTGATGCCTGGTAGAGGCGGGCATATAGGGACAGGAAGGAATGTTGTGGGTAATAGCGTTGTAATGAATGGAGATACTATCCCTGCGACACTGACAGTCACTCAGCGGACAAATAATACTCCGGGAACTTATATGGCTACGCAGGTGATAAGTTTTGAAGGGGAGTTTGCAAGTGGGACTGGTGATGAGTTTACTACGCTGTTTGTAGATCAGACGAGTGCGGATCCAGGGAGTGAGACTGGAATAAGTTATGGTATAGCTGCGAAGGGGTATAGGTATGGGTTTAATGGGAAGGAGAATGATAATGAGGTGAAGGGTGAGGGGAATGAGCAGGACTTCGGAGCAAGAATTTATGATCCGAGGATCGGACGCTTCTTAAGTGTGGACCCTCTGTCTCAGAAGTACCATAATACACCATATTCATTCGCTGCTAATAGCCCCGTGATATTTGTCGATGTTGATGGAATGGCACCGGACTATCCTCCGTTTTGGCTGGCATTGAAGGAGTTAACATTGTATGGGAATGGGTCAGTAACTAGCGAAGAGTTTAGGCGGGTAGCAAAGGATAATAATGTCAATCCAAATTATTTACCTCGGCTTGGAAGAATATTTGAAGATGCAGCACTAAGGTCATTAGATTTGGCGGGAAAATCCAAAAAGATATATCCATACCTTATTACAGCACCAGATAAATATTTTGTACCAGATGCAATTGATGGCCAGATAGCTTATGTTGACAACTCTATGTATGATAAGGATGTGTATGAATTTCCTAATTCTGTGATTACGGATATTAAATATACAACCACAGGTAGAATTTCTTTAAAACCCGAATTCAATGACGATCAGATAGTTGGATTTATCGATTTTCTTTCTGAAGTAGGTGGTGTAACATTGAATGGAAGGCCAACTGGAAGAAAAGCAGCAGACTATGGTGCCGCAAAGCTGGTACTTGTTACACCTTGGGATGTAGTAATTTCTAAAGATATAATAAATTATGCGAAATCAAAGAATGTAGCTGTTTCTCAAAGGTTTACTGTTGATACCGATACGAATATGGGACTTACGAATCCAAATGATATAACTCTTAAAGTGACTCAATCTATCCATTTGTACAAACCCAAAAGTTTAGTTCCTAGTTTGGATCCCGATAGGAAGTTATTCGGAGATGATGACTTTGATGGAAAGGCTGTTAATGTAAATTGGAAAAAATTGTAA